In Cupriavidus basilensis, the following proteins share a genomic window:
- a CDS encoding DUF6600 domain-containing protein, with amino-acid sequence MFPDRKLGPRARFLFLATSLVLVTWQLPALAQSADPTARIATVTDAAGNLSFAPAGSDDWAQAALNRPITTGDRLWVDNGGRAELHAGSTAIRLGSGTAVTVLNLDDSATQVKLTQGTLQLRVRALPPDQPVEIDTPNLAFVPREPGDYRLDVAPDGSSTVVTMHHGSAMLYGDNRSLEMRRGEQVRFGGTDLAEAGRAANPPMDGFDSWTMARDAREDRSPSARYVAPEMTGYAALDDYGDWQEDPGYGAVWFPRVVAADWAPYSAGHWAWVAPWGWSWCDDAPWGFAPSHYGRWARVGDRWGWMPGPRVGRPVYAPALVGFIGGGPGSGPGVAWYPLGPREAYRPVYGASPAYITRINHFTVNNEVIENHIRNTYINRTVPGAITGMPARAFVQGQRVPPGARGMAWRNLPQGEANGAPPLAPVKASLIGAAPARPAPAAVMQGFARPAIAARAPGRPADDELAQRFARAGGTVPGAGPAWQGGRNARGGGQAMAPAPVRLSQAAPGYHGRNGAGQMPGGPGTPNGGNPVNPANQGNPAFGPQRAEGGARGPVPQGLVGTDHGGQPPAQGGDPRTRGWTTRPEQAHGQPPQNGQSAAQLQQAQQIQQAQQAQQLQQRQAEQRGMVQQNGRTLQTDPQAMARQQQEMQRQQQERQMGDQQRAQQALQQQQEMQRQQQQRQMGDQQRAQQALQQQQEMQRQQQQRQMGDQQRAQQALQQQQEMQRQQQQRQAGDQQRAQQAIQQQQAMQRQQQDLQRQQQEQQRRQQDMQRQQQEQQRQQEQQRQQQVMQRQQQEQQRQQQEQQRQQQEQQRQQQEQQRQQQQQRQQQEQQRRQQELQRQQQHAAQPQSAQHVAMQQQPRAQGQADNAQERGHEVH; translated from the coding sequence ATGTTCCCTGACCGCAAGCTTGGCCCGCGTGCGCGCTTCCTGTTCCTGGCCACTAGCCTCGTTTTGGTCACTTGGCAACTGCCGGCGCTGGCGCAATCCGCTGATCCCACCGCCCGCATTGCCACTGTGACCGATGCCGCTGGCAACCTGAGCTTTGCCCCCGCGGGGTCGGACGACTGGGCGCAGGCCGCGCTGAACCGGCCGATCACCACCGGGGACCGACTCTGGGTCGACAACGGCGGGCGGGCCGAGCTGCACGCCGGCTCCACTGCGATCCGGCTAGGCAGCGGCACCGCCGTGACCGTGCTCAATCTCGACGACAGCGCCACCCAGGTCAAGCTGACCCAGGGCACGCTGCAATTGCGCGTGCGCGCGCTGCCGCCCGACCAGCCGGTCGAGATCGATACGCCCAACCTGGCCTTCGTGCCGCGCGAGCCGGGCGACTACCGGCTGGACGTAGCGCCTGACGGCAGCTCCACGGTCGTCACCATGCACCACGGCTCGGCCATGCTGTACGGCGACAACCGCTCGCTAGAAATGCGGCGCGGCGAGCAAGTGCGCTTCGGCGGCACCGACCTGGCCGAGGCCGGCCGCGCCGCCAACCCACCCATGGACGGCTTCGATAGCTGGACCATGGCGCGCGACGCGCGGGAGGACCGCTCGCCGTCCGCCCGTTATGTGGCGCCGGAAATGACGGGCTATGCCGCGCTGGACGACTATGGCGACTGGCAGGAAGACCCTGGGTACGGCGCCGTATGGTTCCCGCGCGTGGTGGCGGCGGACTGGGCGCCCTATAGCGCCGGCCACTGGGCCTGGGTGGCGCCATGGGGATGGAGCTGGTGCGACGATGCGCCGTGGGGCTTCGCCCCGTCCCACTATGGGCGCTGGGCCCGCGTTGGCGACCGGTGGGGATGGATGCCAGGCCCAAGGGTGGGCCGCCCGGTCTACGCCCCCGCGCTGGTTGGCTTTATCGGCGGCGGTCCGGGCAGCGGCCCCGGCGTGGCCTGGTACCCGCTAGGCCCGCGCGAGGCATATCGCCCGGTCTATGGCGCCAGCCCGGCCTACATCACGCGCATCAACCATTTCACCGTCAACAATGAGGTGATCGAGAACCATATCCGGAACACCTATATCAACCGGACCGTGCCGGGCGCCATCACCGGCATGCCCGCGCGCGCCTTCGTGCAAGGCCAGCGCGTGCCGCCGGGCGCGCGCGGTATGGCATGGCGCAACCTGCCGCAGGGCGAGGCCAACGGCGCGCCGCCGCTGGCGCCTGTCAAGGCCAGCCTGATCGGCGCGGCGCCCGCGCGGCCGGCTCCGGCGGCAGTCATGCAGGGCTTTGCGCGGCCCGCCATTGCTGCACGCGCGCCCGGCCGCCCGGCCGACGATGAACTGGCCCAGCGCTTTGCCCGCGCTGGCGGCACCGTGCCCGGCGCCGGCCCGGCATGGCAGGGTGGGCGCAATGCCCGGGGTGGCGGCCAGGCCATGGCGCCTGCCCCGGTCCGGCTGAGCCAGGCGGCACCGGGATACCACGGGCGCAACGGGGCAGGCCAGATGCCCGGCGGGCCGGGGACACCGAACGGCGGGAATCCGGTAAATCCGGCAAATCAAGGCAATCCAGCCTTCGGGCCGCAGCGCGCGGAAGGCGGCGCCCGTGGGCCCGTGCCGCAAGGCCTGGTGGGTACCGACCATGGCGGGCAGCCGCCCGCGCAGGGCGGCGATCCGCGCACGCGCGGCTGGACTACGCGGCCGGAGCAGGCGCACGGCCAGCCGCCGCAAAATGGCCAGTCGGCCGCGCAACTCCAGCAGGCGCAGCAGATCCAGCAAGCCCAACAAGCCCAGCAGCTTCAGCAACGCCAGGCCGAGCAGCGCGGCATGGTGCAGCAGAACGGCCGGACCCTGCAAACCGACCCGCAAGCCATGGCCCGCCAGCAGCAGGAGATGCAGCGCCAGCAGCAAGAGCGGCAGATGGGGGACCAGCAGCGGGCGCAGCAAGCGCTGCAACAGCAGCAGGAGATGCAGCGCCAGCAGCAGCAAAGGCAGATGGGGGACCAGCAGCGCGCGCAGCAAGCGCTGCAACAGCAGCAGGAGATGCAGCGCCAGCAGCAGCAAAGACAGATGGGGGACCAGCAGCGGGCACAGCAAGCGCTGCAACAGCAGCAGGAGATGCAGCGTCAGCAGCAGCAAAGACAGGCTGGCGACCAGCAGCGGGCGCAGCAGGCGATACAGCAACAGCAGGCCATGCAGCGTCAGCAGCAGGACTTGCAGCGTCAGCAGCAAGAGCAGCAGCGCCGCCAGCAGGACATGCAGCGCCAGCAACAGGAGCAGCAACGCCAGCAGGAGCAGCAGCGCCAGCAACAGGTCATGCAGCGCCAGCAGCAAGAACAGCAGCGCCAGCAGCAGGAGCAGCAGCGTCAGCAGCAGGAGCAGCAGCGTCAGCAGCAGGAGCAGCAACGCCAGCAGCAGCAACAGCGCCAGCAGCAGGAACAGCAGCGCCGGCAGCAGGAGTTGCAGCGCCAGCAACAGCACGCCGCGCAGCCACAGTCAGCTCAGCACGTGGCGATGCAGCAGCAACCGCGTGCCCAAGGCCAGGCAGACAATGCGCAAGAGCGCGGGCATGAGGTTCACTGA
- a CDS encoding putative bifunctional diguanylate cyclase/phosphodiesterase: MVARSEAKAGAPPNADIDSLTGLASRQAFLNTLEGRLRTEASPRCALLLLGIDDFRAFNDMHGHAEGDEILRRVARRLRDASPRDAILGRIGGDEFAVLLPSIADPTLVRHVSAAILSLQTEPHEYGNRRHHVLASLGACVMPAGGDNASDALASASLALGRAKRDGGRTIRFFKPQMRTDVTTRLSLVQALRDAYAQRQFELLYQPQIDLRDGRVVGAEALMRWRHPTQGLLTPASFIDALAASSVAADVGVWLLHTACAQARMWSLGFADAPRVAINLFAAQLSESRLLTEVRHVLRELALAPERLELEITETIALQQGDEFSGQLQTLRRDGVTLTCDDFGTGYASLSFLKSFPVDRIKIDQSFIRNVTQNPVDAAIVRAMVNVGGSLGIGVVAEGVETVEQRDFLAENGCHEVQGYLYGRPMSADKFTEFLQQSAAR; encoded by the coding sequence ATGGTGGCCAGGTCAGAGGCGAAGGCCGGCGCCCCGCCAAACGCGGACATTGATTCGCTGACGGGCTTAGCGTCGCGCCAGGCATTCTTGAACACGCTGGAAGGCCGCCTGCGCACGGAGGCTTCCCCGCGCTGCGCGCTATTGCTGCTCGGCATCGACGATTTCCGCGCATTCAATGACATGCATGGCCATGCCGAGGGCGACGAGATCCTGCGCCGGGTGGCTCGCCGCCTGCGCGACGCCTCGCCGCGCGACGCCATCCTGGGGCGGATCGGCGGCGACGAGTTTGCCGTCTTGCTGCCGTCCATTGCCGATCCCACCCTGGTGCGCCACGTCAGCGCCGCCATCCTTTCGCTGCAGACCGAGCCCCACGAGTATGGCAACCGGCGCCACCACGTGCTGGCCAGCCTGGGCGCCTGCGTGATGCCTGCCGGCGGCGACAATGCCTCCGATGCCCTGGCGTCGGCCAGCCTGGCTCTGGGCAGGGCCAAGCGCGACGGCGGCCGCACCATCCGCTTTTTCAAGCCGCAGATGCGCACCGACGTGACGACTCGCCTGTCGCTGGTGCAAGCGCTGCGCGACGCCTACGCGCAGCGCCAGTTCGAGTTGCTGTACCAGCCCCAGATCGACCTGCGCGACGGCCGCGTGGTTGGCGCGGAGGCGCTGATGCGCTGGCGCCATCCCACCCAGGGCTTGCTGACGCCGGCCAGCTTCATCGATGCGCTGGCCGCCAGCAGCGTGGCGGCGGACGTCGGCGTCTGGCTGCTGCACACCGCCTGCGCCCAGGCGCGCATGTGGTCGCTCGGGTTTGCCGATGCACCGCGGGTGGCCATCAACCTGTTTGCCGCGCAGCTCAGCGAGAGCCGGCTGCTGACCGAAGTCCGTCACGTGCTGCGCGAGCTGGCACTGGCGCCGGAGCGGCTGGAGCTGGAGATCACCGAGACCATCGCCTTGCAGCAGGGCGACGAGTTCTCTGGGCAGCTGCAGACCCTGCGCCGCGACGGGGTGACCCTGACCTGCGACGATTTCGGCACCGGCTACGCCTCGCTCAGCTTCCTCAAGTCCTTCCCCGTGGACCGCATCAAGATCGACCAGTCGTTTATCCGCAATGTCACGCAGAACCCGGTTGACGCCGCCATCGTGCGCGCCATGGTGAACGTCGGTGGCAGCCTGGGCATCGGCGTGGTGGCCGAGGGCGTGGAAACCGTCGAGCAGCGGGATTTCCTTGCCGAGAATGGCTGCCATGAGGTACAGGGCTACCTGTATGGCCGGCCCATGTCCGCCGACAAGTTCACCGAGTTCCTGCAGCAGTCCGCCGCCCGCTAA
- a CDS encoding methyl-accepting chemotaxis protein, with the protein MTHWTIRTRILASFAFILAVILLTAVVAYDRQSAIQTNADALRDDALPGLYYSTAMRGAWGETYVLAWQSVTAANDTERRQYAEANSALLKRLDGLEAKYAESIRRADDRERFDKYRELRRHYDELSAPLFAAASAEAAAAETKLRGPIHAAWTEGRTAVQELLEDNNKVAAQGASSINQAVQTAKISIEVSLIAAILESLVAGYLLFRSITVPMRSIVRQLADMRGGDFRQRLSLNRKDEFLEVEQGFNQMTGDLTALVGQAQRSAIQVTTSVNEIAATARQQQATATETAATTTEIGATSREISATSRDLVRTMTEVSGAAEQTAGLAGTGQASLSRMEATMHHVMEAAGSVNAKLATLNEKAGNINQVVTTIAKVADQTNLLSLNAAIEAEKAGEYGRGFSVVATEIRRLADQTAVATYDIEQMVREIQSAVAAGVMGMDKFSEEVRRGMSEVTQVGDQLSQIIGQVQSLAPRVQMVNEGMQAQAGGAEQINQALMQLSEAAQQTVESLRQSSQAIDELTLVANDLRTGVSRFKV; encoded by the coding sequence GTGACTCACTGGACCATCCGCACGCGCATCCTGGCAAGTTTTGCCTTCATCCTGGCGGTGATTTTACTCACGGCGGTGGTCGCCTATGACCGCCAGTCGGCCATCCAGACCAATGCGGATGCGCTGCGCGACGATGCGCTCCCTGGACTCTACTACAGCACCGCGATGCGCGGCGCCTGGGGCGAGACCTATGTGCTGGCCTGGCAGAGCGTGACCGCGGCCAATGACACCGAGCGCCGGCAATACGCCGAGGCCAACTCGGCCCTGCTCAAGCGGCTGGACGGCCTGGAGGCAAAGTACGCCGAATCGATCCGGCGCGCCGACGATCGCGAGCGCTTCGATAAGTACCGTGAGCTGCGCCGGCACTATGACGAACTCTCGGCGCCGCTGTTCGCGGCGGCCAGCGCGGAGGCCGCCGCCGCCGAGACCAAGCTGCGCGGACCCATCCACGCAGCCTGGACCGAAGGCCGCACGGCCGTGCAAGAACTGTTGGAAGATAACAACAAAGTGGCCGCGCAAGGCGCCAGCAGCATCAACCAGGCGGTGCAAACGGCCAAGATCAGCATCGAGGTCTCCCTGATCGCCGCCATTCTGGAGTCGCTGGTGGCCGGCTACCTGCTGTTCCGCTCCATTACGGTACCGATGCGCTCGATCGTCAGGCAGCTCGCCGACATGCGTGGCGGCGACTTCCGCCAGCGCCTGTCGCTGAACCGCAAGGATGAGTTCCTGGAAGTCGAGCAGGGTTTCAACCAGATGACCGGCGACCTTACCGCGCTGGTCGGGCAGGCCCAGCGCTCGGCCATCCAGGTCACCACCTCGGTCAACGAGATCGCCGCCACCGCGCGCCAGCAGCAGGCCACCGCCACCGAAACGGCGGCCACCACCACCGAGATCGGCGCCACCTCGCGCGAGATCTCCGCCACCTCGCGCGACCTGGTCCGGACCATGACCGAAGTCTCCGGCGCCGCCGAGCAGACCGCTGGCCTGGCCGGCACCGGCCAGGCCAGCTTGTCGCGCATGGAAGCCACCATGCACCATGTGATGGAAGCCGCCGGCTCGGTCAACGCCAAGCTGGCCACCCTGAACGAGAAGGCGGGCAATATCAACCAGGTGGTCACCACCATCGCGAAGGTCGCGGACCAGACCAACCTGCTGTCGCTCAACGCTGCCATCGAAGCCGAAAAGGCTGGCGAGTACGGGCGCGGCTTCTCGGTGGTCGCCACCGAGATCCGCCGCCTGGCCGACCAGACCGCGGTGGCCACCTACGACATCGAGCAGATGGTGCGCGAGATCCAGTCAGCGGTGGCCGCGGGCGTGATGGGCATGGACAAGTTCTCGGAGGAAGTGCGGCGCGGCATGTCGGAGGTGACCCAGGTGGGCGACCAGCTCTCCCAGATCATCGGCCAAGTGCAGTCGCTGGCGCCGCGCGTGCAGATGGTCAACGAGGGCATGCAAGCCCAGGCGGGCGGCGCGGAACAGATCAACCAGGCCTTGATGCAGTTGTCCGAGGCGGCCCAGCAGACCGTGGAATCCCTGCGCCAGTCCAGCCAGGCGATCGACGAGCTGACGCTGGTCGCTAACGACCTGCGCACCGGCGTGTCGCGCTTCAAGGTTTGA
- a CDS encoding chemotaxis protein CheW, which translates to MKLFLLFRIGTDHYALDAQEIVEVLPLTTLKHLPEAPAWVSGLLARGGQVVPVIDINALAIGMPVASRTSTRTVLVHYRRHAEAPARLLGLRLEYATETLRCEPAEFIDSGVDAAPARYLGPVRSGSQGLVQWIKVDALLPDDVHARLFPDLPAADARAPGP; encoded by the coding sequence ATGAAACTCTTCCTGCTCTTTCGCATCGGGACCGACCACTACGCCCTGGACGCGCAGGAGATCGTCGAAGTGCTGCCGCTGACCACGCTCAAGCACTTGCCCGAGGCACCGGCCTGGGTCAGCGGGCTGCTGGCGCGGGGCGGCCAGGTGGTGCCGGTCATTGACATCAATGCGCTGGCCATCGGCATGCCGGTCGCCAGCCGGACCAGCACACGCACCGTATTAGTGCATTACCGCCGGCACGCGGAGGCGCCCGCGCGCCTGCTCGGGTTACGGCTGGAGTACGCCACCGAGACGCTGCGCTGCGAGCCCGCCGAATTTATCGACAGCGGCGTGGACGCCGCCCCGGCCCGCTACCTGGGGCCCGTGCGCAGCGGTAGCCAAGGGCTGGTGCAGTGGATCAAGGTCGATGCCCTGCTGCCTGACGACGTGCACGCAAGGCTATTCCCCGATCTGCCGGCGGCTGACGCCCGCGCGCCAGGGCCATGA
- a CDS encoding CheR family methyltransferase, with protein MTTASHIEALLKERIGLDAATVGPGMIERALRERLAAAAVSDHHAYWNLLHSHPDELQSLIEAVVVPETWFFRHREALLALGRFAAMRVFGSDRAPDGAAPLRILSVPCSTGEEPYSIVMALLDAGVPEQRFQVDAVDVSARSLERARIGQYGNNAFRGAPLDFRDRHFTPCAGGYALKANVRAKVRLLRGNLLDPGLMANEPPYHFVFCRNLLIYFDPPTQRRSLKMLERLSRQDATLFVGPAEASLLTRHGFVSAGVPLAFAFTRRGAHQAGSATPAMPRYPAHPSAPVAAAPQQWPQPPLHPRPPAARGQAGSTGVLAPPAPAPGAPATGNAAERAKAGAEALARISRLADRGELAAAVTACVAHLDAQGPSAAGYCLLGVLHDATGRHADARESYRRALYLDPAHQEALYHMAAILEAEGDSVASARLRNRAQRKTPTRHG; from the coding sequence ATGACCACCGCCTCTCATATCGAAGCGCTGCTCAAGGAGCGCATTGGCCTGGACGCCGCCACCGTCGGCCCCGGCATGATCGAGCGCGCGTTGCGCGAGCGCCTGGCAGCTGCCGCGGTGTCCGACCACCACGCGTACTGGAACCTGCTGCACTCGCACCCGGACGAACTGCAGTCGCTGATCGAAGCCGTGGTGGTCCCCGAGACCTGGTTCTTCCGCCATCGCGAGGCGCTGCTGGCGCTCGGCCGCTTCGCCGCCATGCGGGTCTTCGGCAGTGATCGCGCGCCGGATGGCGCCGCGCCCTTGCGCATCCTCAGTGTGCCCTGCTCGACCGGCGAAGAGCCTTACTCGATCGTCATGGCGCTGCTGGACGCCGGCGTGCCGGAGCAACGCTTCCAGGTCGATGCCGTGGACGTGAGCGCCCGCTCGCTGGAGCGCGCGCGCATCGGGCAATACGGCAACAACGCCTTCCGGGGCGCCCCGCTGGACTTCCGCGACCGGCATTTCACCCCCTGCGCGGGTGGCTACGCGCTCAAGGCCAACGTGCGCGCCAAAGTGCGGCTGCTGCGCGGCAACCTGCTCGACCCGGGGCTGATGGCCAATGAACCGCCCTACCACTTTGTGTTCTGCCGCAACCTCCTGATCTATTTCGATCCGCCGACCCAGCGCCGTTCGCTCAAGATGCTGGAACGGCTTAGCCGGCAGGATGCCACGCTCTTTGTCGGCCCGGCCGAGGCCAGCCTGCTCACGCGGCACGGCTTTGTCTCGGCGGGCGTGCCGCTCGCCTTTGCCTTCACCCGGCGCGGCGCGCACCAGGCGGGCAGCGCCACGCCGGCAATGCCGCGCTACCCTGCGCACCCGAGTGCGCCGGTGGCAGCCGCCCCACAACAGTGGCCGCAGCCGCCACTGCACCCGAGGCCGCCGGCCGCGCGCGGCCAGGCGGGTTCCACCGGCGTGCTAGCGCCCCCGGCACCGGCGCCTGGCGCCCCCGCCACCGGCAACGCGGCCGAACGGGCCAAGGCCGGCGCCGAGGCGCTGGCCCGAATCTCCCGGCTCGCCGATCGCGGCGAACTGGCCGCCGCGGTGACCGCCTGCGTGGCGCACCTGGACGCGCAAGGTCCGTCGGCTGCCGGCTACTGCCTGCTGGGCGTGCTCCACGACGCCACCGGCCGTCACGCCGACGCGCGCGAGTCCTATCGCCGCGCGCTTTACCTCGACCCGGCCCACCAGGAGGCGCTCTACCATATGGCCGCCATCCTGGAAGCGGAAGGTGACAGCGTGGCCTCGGCCCGCCTGAGAAACCGCGCACAGCGCAAGACCCCGACCCGTCATGGCTGA
- a CDS encoding chemotaxis protein CheW encodes MAEPASHPLAAHGQPPGMGTVTVAVDDCWRRIGVLGDGSCPLLAEHIHCRNCPTYSRAALTLLDNLPTGEVSLPDGHAVHANATASGPAMSCLVFRIGDEWLALPAGALALVTAPCPVHSLPHRRHAAVLGLASVRGNLLVCISLARLLGQDPAAGAAANAAANAKGSAGHGARLLVLGQGRTAIALPVDEVTGIERIGEADLQPLPTTLSRASAHYTRALLTSGQRTVGLLDPALLQQALKRSLA; translated from the coding sequence ATGGCTGAGCCCGCATCGCACCCCCTGGCCGCACATGGCCAGCCGCCCGGCATGGGCACTGTTACGGTCGCCGTCGACGATTGCTGGCGCCGCATCGGCGTGCTGGGCGATGGCAGCTGTCCGCTGCTGGCCGAGCACATCCATTGCCGCAACTGCCCAACCTATTCGCGCGCGGCGCTCACGCTGCTCGACAACCTGCCCACCGGTGAAGTCAGCCTGCCGGACGGCCACGCCGTTCATGCCAATGCCACCGCGAGCGGGCCCGCCATGTCATGCCTGGTGTTTCGCATCGGCGACGAATGGCTGGCGCTGCCCGCGGGCGCGCTGGCGCTGGTCACCGCGCCCTGCCCCGTGCACTCGCTGCCGCACCGCCGCCACGCCGCGGTACTGGGCCTGGCCAGCGTGCGCGGCAATCTGCTGGTATGCATCTCGCTGGCACGGTTGCTCGGGCAGGACCCTGCCGCCGGCGCCGCCGCCAACGCCGCCGCCAACGCCAAAGGCAGCGCCGGGCACGGCGCCCGGCTGCTGGTGCTGGGCCAGGGCCGCACCGCCATCGCGCTGCCTGTGGATGAAGTCACCGGCATCGAACGGATCGGCGAAGCCGACCTGCAGCCATTGCCGACCACCTTGTCACGCGCCTCGGCGCATTACACCCGGGCGCTGCTGACAAGCGGCCAACGCACAGTGGGCTTGCTCGACCCGGCCCTGCTGCAACAAGCCTTGAAGCGGAGCCTGGCATGA
- a CDS encoding hybrid sensor histidine kinase/response regulator — MNPDQLRDASLLELFALEAQSQAEVLNAGLLALERDPTAAEQLEACMRAAHSLKGAARIVGLDGGVRVAHVMEDCLVAAQHGELLLRPVHIDTLLHGTDLLLRLGCPPGGDLDWADRDGKAEVDALVLRMAALLAGEEVDADAWATGHAPAAATPGSASASAPEATVAETIHPAPPDGTAADTVPGTTTASATPASPATSAPGEAPREPQAQERMLRVSADTLDQLLALSGAAMVETHWLKPFGNALQQTRRIQMRALQALDALQVTLAAGAANAADSAAHAALAEAQRLLGESHQQLSQRVTELEQYDHRTGQLSHQLYDRALASRMRPLADGLTGYSRMVRDLGRSLGKAVHLELVGESTKVDRDILEQLEAPLAHLLRNAVDHGIELPEARRAAGKPAEGSITLNARHNAGRLMIVIADDGAGVDLDALRAAIVRRKLVPEETVARLSQAELLDFLLLPGFSMRDTVSEVSGRGVGLDAVQDMIRQVRGSIRLTQESGRGMQFYLELPLTLSVVRALLVEVSGEAYAFPLAYVMQAINLDRGSIEQLENRQHFRFGGRQVGLVSAAQVLQQAETRRDEDTVPVVVLGDHERTYGVAVDRLLGERILVVQPLVASLGKIKDIAAGSLTEDGTPVLIFDVEDMVRSVEKLLSEGKIDRIRRAAEAAPVRRKRVLVVDDSLTVRELERKLLSNRGYDVTVAVDGMDAWNVLRAESFDLVITDIDMPRMDGIELVSRIKRESRLMHLPVMVVSYKDREQDRQRGLQAGADYYLAKGSFQDAALLDAVQDLIGEARA, encoded by the coding sequence ATGAACCCCGACCAGTTGCGCGACGCCTCGCTGCTCGAGCTGTTCGCGCTGGAGGCGCAGTCGCAGGCCGAAGTCCTTAACGCCGGCCTGCTCGCGCTGGAGCGCGACCCCACCGCGGCCGAGCAGCTCGAGGCGTGCATGCGCGCCGCGCATTCGCTCAAGGGTGCCGCGCGCATCGTCGGCCTGGATGGCGGCGTGCGCGTGGCACACGTGATGGAAGACTGCCTGGTGGCCGCCCAGCACGGCGAGCTGCTGCTGCGGCCCGTGCATATCGACACCCTGCTGCATGGCACCGACCTCCTGCTGCGGCTGGGCTGCCCGCCCGGCGGTGATCTGGACTGGGCCGACCGGGACGGCAAGGCCGAGGTCGATGCGCTGGTGCTGCGCATGGCCGCGCTGCTGGCCGGCGAGGAGGTGGACGCCGACGCCTGGGCCACGGGCCATGCCCCTGCGGCGGCAACGCCCGGGAGCGCATCCGCGAGCGCGCCGGAAGCCACGGTGGCAGAGACCATCCACCCGGCGCCACCCGATGGCACGGCGGCCGACACGGTCCCCGGCACGACCACGGCATCTGCCACGCCAGCTTCGCCAGCCACGTCCGCGCCCGGCGAAGCCCCCCGCGAGCCGCAGGCCCAGGAGCGCATGCTGCGCGTCAGCGCCGATACGCTGGACCAGTTGCTGGCGTTGTCGGGCGCGGCGATGGTGGAGACGCACTGGCTCAAGCCTTTCGGCAACGCCCTGCAGCAGACCCGGCGCATACAGATGCGCGCGCTGCAGGCGCTCGACGCCCTGCAGGTAACGCTCGCGGCCGGCGCGGCCAACGCGGCCGATTCCGCCGCCCACGCCGCGCTGGCAGAAGCACAGCGCCTGCTGGGCGAGAGCCACCAGCAACTGTCGCAACGGGTCACGGAGCTGGAGCAGTACGACCACCGCACCGGCCAGCTTTCGCACCAGCTCTACGACCGGGCGCTGGCCAGCCGCATGCGGCCCCTCGCCGACGGGCTCACCGGCTACTCGCGCATGGTGCGCGACCTGGGGCGCTCGCTGGGCAAGGCAGTGCACCTTGAACTGGTCGGCGAGAGCACCAAGGTCGACCGCGACATCCTGGAGCAGCTCGAAGCGCCGCTGGCGCACCTGCTGCGCAACGCGGTGGACCACGGCATCGAGCTGCCCGAGGCGCGCCGCGCCGCCGGCAAGCCGGCCGAAGGCAGCATCACGCTGAACGCGCGCCACAACGCCGGCCGCCTGATGATCGTGATTGCCGACGACGGTGCGGGCGTGGACCTCGACGCCCTGCGCGCCGCCATCGTGCGGCGCAAGCTGGTGCCCGAGGAAACCGTGGCCAGGCTGTCGCAGGCCGAGCTGCTCGACTTCCTGCTGTTGCCCGGCTTCAGCATGCGCGACACCGTCAGCGAGGTGTCCGGGCGCGGCGTCGGGCTCGACGCCGTGCAGGACATGATCCGCCAGGTGCGCGGCAGCATTCGCCTGACGCAGGAAAGCGGGCGCGGCATGCAGTTCTACCTGGAGTTGCCGCTCACCTTGTCGGTGGTGCGCGCCTTGCTGGTGGAGGTGTCCGGCGAGGCCTATGCCTTCCCTCTGGCCTATGTCATGCAGGCCATCAACCTGGATCGCGGCAGCATCGAGCAGCTGGAAAACCGCCAGCACTTCCGCTTTGGCGGGCGCCAGGTCGGGCTGGTGAGCGCGGCGCAGGTCCTGCAGCAGGCGGAGACCCGGCGCGACGAGGACACCGTGCCGGTGGTGGTGCTGGGCGATCACGAACGTACCTACGGCGTGGCGGTGGACCGGCTGCTGGGCGAGCGCATCCTGGTGGTGCAGCCCCTGGTGGCCAGCCTGGGCAAGATCAAGGACATCGCCGCCGGCAGCCTCACCGAGGATGGCACGCCGGTGCTCATCTTCGACGTGGAGGATATGGTCCGCTCGGTGGAGAAGCTGCTCTCGGAGGGCAAGATCGACCGCATCCGGCGCGCAGCGGAGGCGGCCCCGGTGCGGCGCAAGCGCGTGCTGGTGGTGGACGATTCGCTTACGGTGCGCGAGCTGGAGCGCAAGCTCCTGTCCAACCGCGGCTATGACGTGACGGTAGCGGTGGACGGCATGGATGCCTGGAACGTGCTGCGCGCGGAATCCTTCGACCTGGTCATCACCGACATCGACATGCCGCGCATGGACGGCATCGAGCTGGTCAGCCGCATCAAGCGCGAGTCCCGCCTGATGCACCTGCCTGTGATGGTGGTCTCCTACAAGGACCGGGAGCAGGATCGCCAGCGCGGCCTGCAGGCCGGCGCGGACTATTATCTGGCCAAGGGCAGCTTCCAGGACGCCGCGTTGCTCGATGCGGTGCAAGACCTGATTGGAGAAGCACGCGCATGA